From the genome of Ralstonia insidiosa:
AGCCGAGTCCCGAGCTACGCGCCCACTGCGGCGCGCCACGCCTCAAACGCCGCCCGCGCCTTGTCGCCCAGTTGCTCAGGGGCGATGCGGGTGGCGCCTTGTACAATCATCAACGCATACGGCTTGGCCAACGCTGACGCCTCGGCACACAGCCGCAATTCCTCGCCCTCGGCGGGCGAACGGGCGCGCCAGAAGTTGATGGCGGCCTCCAGGTCGGTGATGGTGAGCAGGGCATCGGTCATCCGCGCATTGTAGCGCTGCGCTATGCGTGCGGATTGCCCTTTTCTGTGCGCTTCCTCGCCCCACTCCATTCCGATTGAAGGACCGCCGCATCCAGGCTCATTCCATGCGCATCCTGCTGATTGAAGACGACCGCGCCATTGCCAGCGGTATTCACGCCGGACTCACCCAGGCCGGGCATCGCGTGCACACGGTGCATGACGGTGTGTTTGCCGCCGAGCAGCTCGCCAAACAGACGCACGATCTGGTGATTCTCGATCTTGGTTTGCCGGGCATCGATGGCATGACGCTACTGTCGCAATTCCGTGCACGCGATCGTGCCACGCCGGTGCTGATTCTCACC
Proteins encoded in this window:
- a CDS encoding DUF3717 domain-containing protein translates to MTDALLTITDLEAAINFWRARSPAEGEELRLCAEASALAKPYALMIVQGATRIAPEQLGDKARAAFEAWRAAVGA